Proteins found in one Erythrobacter sp. 3-20A1M genomic segment:
- a CDS encoding PAS domain-containing sensor histidine kinase: protein MEIAPTALVLIGLLLAAWTVGAAWLMIRAGNRTREAGKSRSAARRMARMLDEAPAIALLVRADSRIEGSDRLARWFGLDRLPDFLGELAPGDDRGLSDDQLAELTENVRRTQKTATPFRMALTVPGSQRSLALRGQLADPQVSPGGAALVWVFDFSESETELSRMRSETARAKGDFAALVGLIEAAPIPMWFRGTNGKLRLVNSAYVDAVGAESADAVVEDQIELVEAVEGQSAVSVALDAAKRNEAVKRTVQATIHGARRALRVSDLPLGEEGIAGYAVDVEEMEERGRAHRAYARAQRSMMDRLSIGVAQFDSDRRLAFANQPFRRTFALSSGAEPIGSSFKRFLSDARDAGRLPEVRDFPAWRAEHEEWFAASEPQEEAWPLVDGTHLRVVAQPMPDGGLALIAEDRTEQLALSATRDTLLRTRTAMVDSLFEALAVFAPDGHLQLWNRSFPTTWGIAPDRLDDHPTADRLLEQIGRGLVRPRQAESIGEVIRSATLDRKERAGRVQMADGRTLEFAGVPLPDGNGLLTTLDVTANEQAETALRERAEALEQADQVKTRFLANMSYEFRTPLTSIGGFAELLESGVAGDMSEQAREYVTAIIDSVARLTEQVENVLDLSQSEAGLLPVSKQSVELQPLVARTVRQREEAITKAGLRLDLLGGARVRVEADPRQLARAIGHLLDNAIAASSHGDRIAIEIGREKGATRISISDRGAGMDEAQLRRAQEGLAPTDEGRMERREGLGIPLSRQLIEAQGGTLQIRSKKGSGTIAEISLT from the coding sequence ATGGAGATCGCCCCTACCGCACTGGTCCTGATCGGATTGCTGCTTGCCGCCTGGACGGTGGGGGCCGCATGGCTGATGATCCGCGCGGGCAACCGGACGCGCGAGGCGGGCAAAAGTCGTTCCGCCGCGCGGCGGATGGCGCGGATGCTGGACGAGGCACCGGCGATCGCGCTGCTGGTGCGCGCGGACAGCCGGATCGAGGGCTCGGACCGGTTGGCGCGATGGTTCGGGCTCGATCGGCTGCCGGACTTTCTGGGGGAACTCGCACCGGGTGACGATCGCGGCCTGTCCGATGATCAGTTAGCCGAGCTGACCGAGAACGTCCGGCGTACCCAGAAAACGGCGACCCCTTTCCGCATGGCGCTGACCGTGCCCGGATCGCAGCGCAGCCTCGCCCTGCGCGGCCAGCTCGCCGATCCGCAAGTCTCGCCGGGTGGCGCGGCGCTCGTCTGGGTGTTCGACTTTTCCGAAAGCGAGACCGAGCTATCGCGCATGCGCTCCGAAACCGCTCGGGCGAAGGGCGATTTCGCCGCGCTGGTCGGCCTCATAGAGGCGGCGCCAATTCCAATGTGGTTTCGCGGCACGAACGGAAAGCTGCGGCTGGTCAACAGCGCCTATGTCGATGCGGTGGGGGCCGAAAGCGCGGATGCGGTGGTGGAAGACCAGATCGAGCTGGTCGAAGCTGTCGAAGGGCAGAGTGCCGTCTCCGTGGCGCTCGACGCGGCGAAGCGTAACGAAGCGGTCAAGAGAACCGTGCAGGCGACAATCCATGGCGCGAGACGTGCTCTGCGGGTGTCCGACCTGCCGCTGGGCGAAGAAGGCATTGCGGGCTACGCGGTCGACGTCGAGGAAATGGAGGAGCGCGGCCGGGCGCACCGCGCCTATGCCCGGGCGCAACGTTCGATGATGGACCGGCTTTCGATCGGCGTCGCTCAATTCGATTCCGACCGTCGGCTCGCCTTCGCGAACCAGCCTTTCCGGCGCACCTTCGCCCTTTCGAGCGGTGCGGAACCCATCGGCAGCTCCTTCAAACGCTTTCTCTCCGACGCGCGCGACGCGGGCCGCTTGCCCGAAGTTAGGGATTTTCCGGCCTGGCGGGCGGAACACGAGGAATGGTTCGCCGCCAGCGAGCCGCAGGAGGAGGCCTGGCCGCTGGTCGATGGCACGCATCTGCGGGTCGTCGCCCAGCCGATGCCCGATGGCGGATTGGCTCTCATCGCCGAAGATCGGACCGAGCAGCTGGCGCTTTCCGCAACGCGCGACACGCTGCTGCGCACGCGAACCGCGATGGTCGACAGCTTGTTCGAGGCTCTGGCGGTTTTCGCGCCCGATGGGCATCTCCAGCTCTGGAACAGGAGCTTTCCCACCACCTGGGGGATCGCGCCCGACAGGCTGGATGATCATCCGACCGCCGATAGGCTGCTGGAACAGATCGGTCGCGGCCTCGTGCGTCCCAGGCAGGCCGAGAGCATCGGCGAGGTGATCCGGTCCGCCACGCTAGACCGTAAGGAACGCGCCGGACGGGTACAGATGGCGGATGGACGCACGCTGGAATTCGCCGGCGTTCCACTGCCCGATGGGAACGGACTGCTGACCACGCTGGATGTGACGGCGAACGAGCAGGCAGAGACCGCGCTGCGCGAGCGGGCAGAAGCGCTGGAGCAGGCTGACCAGGTGAAGACGCGTTTTCTCGCCAACATGTCTTACGAGTTTCGCACGCCGCTGACGTCCATCGGCGGTTTCGCCGAGCTACTGGAATCGGGCGTCGCCGGAGACATGAGCGAGCAGGCGCGCGAATACGTGACCGCGATCATCGACTCCGTCGCCCGGCTGACGGAGCAGGTCGAAAACGTGCTGGATCTCTCTCAGAGCGAGGCCGGGTTGCTTCCGGTTTCCAAGCAGAGCGTCGAATTGCAGCCGCTGGTCGCCCGCACCGTGCGCCAGCGCGAAGAGGCGATCACCAAGGCGGGGCTGCGGCTGGACCTGCTTGGCGGGGCTAGAGTACGCGTCGAAGCCGATCCGCGACAACTTGCCCGCGCGATCGGCCATCTCCTCGACAACGCGATCGCGGCCAGTTCGCACGGCGATCGCATCGCGATCGAGATCGGTCGAGAAAAGGGTGCAACGCGAATTTCGATTTCCGATCGCGGTGCCGGAATGGACGAGGCCCAGCTGCGCCGTGCCCAGGAAGGTCTGGCACCGACTGACGAGGGCCGGATGGAGCGACGGGAGGGGCTGGGCATTCCGCTGTCCCGCCAGCTGATCGAAGCGCAAGGCGGAACGCTCCAAATCCGGTCGAAGAAGGGCTCGGGCACGATAGCGGAAATCTCGCTCACATGA
- the ahcY gene encoding adenosylhomocysteinase, protein MADTQDYIVKDLSLAQYGRDEIAIAETEMPGLMSLREEFGEAQPLKGARITGSLHMTIQTAVLIETLVALGAEVRWATCNIFSTQDHAAAAIADQGIPVFAVKGETLADYWDYVGKIFDWSTDDDADLTANLILDDGGDATMFALWGARIEAGEEMPAPQNAEEIEMQRALKAFLKEKPGYLTKSVKAIKGVSEETTTGVHRLYHLAKQEKLPFPAINVNDSVTKSKFDNLYGCRESLVDAIRRATDVMLSGKVACVAGYGDVGKGSAQSLRNGGARVLVTEIDPICALQAAMEGFEVVTMDEAVTRADIFVTTTGNEDVITAEHMKAMKPMSIVCNIGHFDSEIQISALDNYEWKELKAGTDVVKFPDGKEIIVLARGRLVNLACATGHPSFVMSCSFTNQTLAQIELWKNDDAYQNDVYVLPKHLDEKVAALHLDKLGVKLTKLSQKQADYIGVPVEGPFKPEHYRY, encoded by the coding sequence GTGGCCGACACGCAGGATTACATCGTCAAGGACCTCAGCCTCGCCCAGTACGGGCGTGACGAGATCGCCATCGCCGAAACCGAAATGCCGGGCCTGATGTCCCTGCGCGAGGAATTTGGCGAGGCGCAGCCGCTGAAGGGCGCGCGCATCACCGGCTCGCTGCACATGACGATCCAGACCGCGGTGCTGATCGAGACGCTGGTGGCGCTGGGCGCCGAGGTGCGCTGGGCCACCTGCAACATCTTCTCGACGCAGGATCACGCCGCCGCCGCCATCGCCGACCAGGGCATCCCGGTGTTTGCCGTAAAGGGCGAAACGCTGGCCGATTACTGGGACTATGTCGGCAAGATTTTTGACTGGTCGACCGACGACGATGCCGACCTTACCGCGAACCTCATCCTGGACGATGGCGGCGATGCGACCATGTTCGCCCTGTGGGGCGCGCGGATCGAGGCGGGCGAAGAAATGCCCGCTCCGCAGAACGCCGAAGAAATCGAGATGCAGCGTGCGCTCAAGGCTTTCCTGAAGGAGAAGCCGGGCTACCTCACCAAGTCGGTGAAGGCGATCAAGGGCGTGTCGGAGGAAACCACCACCGGCGTGCACCGCCTCTACCACCTCGCCAAGCAGGAAAAGCTGCCGTTCCCGGCGATCAACGTGAACGATTCCGTGACCAAGTCGAAGTTCGACAACCTCTACGGCTGCCGCGAATCGCTGGTCGACGCGATCCGCCGTGCGACCGACGTGATGTTGTCCGGCAAGGTTGCCTGCGTCGCGGGCTATGGCGATGTCGGCAAGGGCAGCGCCCAGTCGCTCCGCAATGGCGGGGCGCGCGTGCTGGTGACAGAGATCGATCCGATCTGCGCGCTGCAGGCGGCGATGGAAGGTTTCGAGGTCGTGACGATGGATGAGGCGGTGACGCGCGCCGACATCTTCGTGACCACCACGGGCAACGAGGACGTCATCACCGCCGAACACATGAAGGCGATGAAGCCGATGTCGATCGTGTGCAATATCGGCCACTTCGATTCCGAGATCCAGATTTCCGCGCTCGACAATTACGAGTGGAAGGAACTGAAAGCCGGCACCGACGTGGTTAAGTTCCCCGACGGCAAGGAGATCATTGTTCTCGCCCGCGGGCGTCTGGTGAACCTCGCCTGCGCGACGGGTCACCCCAGCTTCGTGATGAGCTGTTCTTTCACGAACCAGACGCTGGCGCAGATAGAACTGTGGAAGAACGACGATGCCTATCAGAACGACGTCTACGTCTTGCCCAAGCATCTCGACGAGAAGGTCGCGGCGCTCCACCTCGACAAGCTGGGGGTGAAGCTGACCAAGCTGAGCCAGAAGCAGGCCGACTATATCGGTGTGCCTGTAGAGGGCCCGTTCAAGCCAGAGCACTACCGTTACTGA
- the tsaE gene encoding tRNA (adenosine(37)-N6)-threonylcarbamoyltransferase complex ATPase subunit type 1 TsaE gives MSSYEVELPDLAAMESFAGRIAERLRAGDALALSGSLGTGKTTLARFILRFLGQSGEIPSPTFTIVELYEALRIPAVHADFYRLETPDELEEIGLDDYRQGAVLLAEWPERAGGFTHESGCLSVTLDFTEEGRVASVEGNSDWLERLP, from the coding sequence ATGAGTTCCTATGAAGTCGAGCTGCCCGATCTTGCGGCGATGGAGAGCTTCGCCGGGCGGATTGCCGAGCGGCTGCGCGCGGGCGATGCGCTGGCGCTTTCCGGGTCGCTCGGGACCGGCAAAACGACCCTCGCGCGCTTCATCCTGCGATTTCTCGGCCAGAGCGGCGAGATACCCTCACCTACCTTTACCATCGTCGAGTTGTACGAGGCGCTCCGCATTCCGGCGGTGCACGCAGATTTCTACCGGTTGGAAACGCCGGATGAGTTGGAGGAGATTGGACTTGACGATTATCGACAGGGCGCTGTGCTGTTGGCCGAATGGCCCGAGCGAGCGGGAGGCTTCACGCATGAGTCGGGCTGCCTCAGCGTCACACTCGATTTTACCGAAGAAGGCCGCGTCGCCTCTGTCGAAGGCAATAGTGATTGGCTAGAGCGGCTGCCATGA
- a CDS encoding peroxiredoxin: protein MTISKGDTIPDVKLVKATESGPEQVQSKDFFAGRKVALFAVPGAFTPTCSAKHLPGFVEKADELKAKGVDEIACTSVNDAFVMGAWNKADGGENITMLADGNGDFAEALGLTMDGTGFGMGQRSQRYSMIVDDGKVVEMNVEQPGDFSVSSAEHMLGQL from the coding sequence ATGACCATCAGCAAAGGCGACACCATCCCCGACGTGAAACTGGTGAAAGCGACCGAAAGCGGTCCGGAACAGGTCCAGTCGAAGGACTTCTTCGCCGGGCGCAAGGTCGCGCTGTTCGCGGTCCCGGGGGCCTTCACCCCGACCTGCTCCGCCAAGCACCTCCCCGGCTTCGTCGAGAAGGCGGACGAGCTGAAGGCGAAGGGCGTGGACGAGATCGCCTGCACCAGCGTGAACGACGCCTTTGTCATGGGTGCCTGGAACAAGGCCGACGGCGGCGAGAACATTACCATGCTGGCCGACGGCAACGGCGACTTCGCCGAGGCGCTGGGCCTGACCATGGACGGAACCGGGTTCGGCATGGGCCAGCGCAGCCAGCGCTATTCGATGATCGTCGACGACGGCAAGGTGGTCGAAATGAACGTCGAGCAGCCGGGCGATTTCTCGGTCAGCAGTGCGGAGCACATGCTCGGCCAGCTCTGA